A segment of the Methylomonas paludis genome:
AACCGATATATTGATTACCTTTGCCGGGGTCAATTTTAAGAAAAATCATTATTTATATGCCGATTGTGACGGAATTATCGTCGCCGAGACAAAATTGGATTAAAATCGCATTTCCCAATACCCTAGTAAAAGAGTCAAGATTATGCAAATAGTACTCGCTAACCCTCGTGGATTCTGTGCCGGTGTCGACCGGGCCATTGAAATTGTCGATCAAGCAATCGATACCTTTGGTGCACCGATTTATGTTCGGCATGAAGTGGTGCACAATCGTACCGTGGTTGACGGTCTGAAACAAAAAGGCGCAGTGTTTATCGAAGACCTAAGTGATGTACCGGTTGGTTCTTATCTTATTTTCAGCGCCCACGGTGTCTCCAAGCAGGTACAAAAAGAAGCCGAAGAACGTAATCTGACGGTTTTTGATGCCACTTGCCCATTGGTAACCAAAGTACACATGCAGGTTGCCAAACACGCCAAACAGGATAGAGAAGTGATTCTGATTGGCCACGCCGGTCACCCAGAAGTGGAAGGCACCATGGGCCAGTATGAGAAATGTACCGAAAATGGTGATATTTATCTGGTGGAAACTCCGGAAGATGTGCAAAACCTGAAAGTCAATAATCCGGAGAATCTGGCCTATGTGACCCAGACCACTTTATCCATGACTGACACCAAAATCATGGTGGATGCCTTACGCGCACAATTTCCGTCCATCAAGGAACAAAAGAAAGACGATATTTGCTATGCCACCCAAAATCGCCAGGATGCCGTACATGATCTGGCCGGCATTGCCGATCTGATACTGGTGGTGGGTTCACCTAACAGTTCCAACTCCAACCGCTTGCGGGAGATTGCCGAGCAACTGGGCAAATCGGCTTATCTGATCGACACCTATAAAGATTTGCAGCAGCACTGGTTTGACAACATCGGCACCGTTGGCGTCACCGCCGGCGCTTCGGCTCCGGAAGTGCTGGTGCAGGAAGTGATCAACCGTCTGATCGAATGGGGTGGAGAACAAACTTCGGTACGGGAAAATACCGGTATTGAAGAAAAAGTGGTGTTTTCGATTCCCAAGGAATTGAAAAGACATATGGAGGCTTGAGCCACTTTTTAGCGATGCGGCTTTTTGGTGGCACTAGCGTAGCAGTATTGCGGCCGCATGTTGATCTGGTGCATTACGCTAAAGGTAATGCACCGAACGCCCCTATCAATCAGAGAAAAACAATATGTGCAAAACTATCAAACTTCATGAAAATTGGGTAGCTCGTGCCCTCCAGATCAACAATAATCAAGACGCTGACCTTACTATATTTAAAAGATTGCAATAGTAAACAACCTTAACACTACTCTTCAAGCTAGAGCTCATATCGATTTTTCATCGGATCGAAAGTACAGCCCATAGGGAAATCGCCTTAGCTTTACTCTATGCACATCGGCCAGCATAAGGGAGGAAACGCAACGGGTATTCAGCTATACGCTCAAGCTGGAATTCAATCTCCGCTCTAAATTCCGCACCTAACCCCGTCTTTTCTTTCTCCTACCAGGTTCTGAGCTTCAATAATCTCAAGCCTGGCAGCGGGCATGAAGATAATACTTTTTATCACTGGGCGGCGCGTTCGATCAATTCGGCCTTTAATTCTTCCCAGCTTACAGCGTGGGCACTATCTCTATTGAACGTTGCGATGCGGCGCTGGAGTTCCTGAAACTGCGGCATCGGCAAAGGCGTTTCAGCTTCATTTAAACTATCCCAAAGCTCACTTATCAGGGCGAGGCGCTCCGGTGCGGTGGCGGGCGATGTCATCGTGAGTAAGCATGCTGATTGCAACGCCTATAAGATTTTATCTTTTGAATTTTGCAAGTATTTTGCTCGAATAATATCAAGGTCACATAGTAGTCGGCCAATCTTATTTTGACGGCTAGCTTGATTGGCTGCCGGGGTGTCCTGGCAGCCAATGGGTAAAGTTCATCCCTCAATATAACATTGGTGTATCAATAGTTTAACTACAAACTAACAACTACCGCAAATCTGCCAATATTTTATCCCTGACCAACTGGCCGGACAAGGTCACCATCGGCATACCGCCGCCGGGATTGACACTGCCGCCGACAAAATACAGATTGCTGAATT
Coding sequences within it:
- a CDS encoding addiction module protein, with protein sequence MTSPATAPERLALISELWDSLNEAETPLPMPQFQELQRRIATFNRDSAHAVSWEELKAELIERAAQ
- the ispH gene encoding 4-hydroxy-3-methylbut-2-enyl diphosphate reductase, producing MQIVLANPRGFCAGVDRAIEIVDQAIDTFGAPIYVRHEVVHNRTVVDGLKQKGAVFIEDLSDVPVGSYLIFSAHGVSKQVQKEAEERNLTVFDATCPLVTKVHMQVAKHAKQDREVILIGHAGHPEVEGTMGQYEKCTENGDIYLVETPEDVQNLKVNNPENLAYVTQTTLSMTDTKIMVDALRAQFPSIKEQKKDDICYATQNRQDAVHDLAGIADLILVVGSPNSSNSNRLREIAEQLGKSAYLIDTYKDLQQHWFDNIGTVGVTAGASAPEVLVQEVINRLIEWGGEQTSVRENTGIEEKVVFSIPKELKRHMEA